Proteins encoded by one window of Cloeon dipterum chromosome 4, ieCloDipt1.1, whole genome shotgun sequence:
- the Rpt4 gene encoding 26S proteasome regulatory subunit 10B: MAAIAMDPIREKSLTDYKKKLLEHKEVEGRLKDMREQLKELTKQYDKSENDLKALQSVGQIVGEVLKQLTEEKFIVKATNGPRYVVGCRRQLDKAKLKSGTRVALDMTTLTIMRYLPREVDPLVYNMSHEDPGDVTYSEIGGLGEQIRELREVIELPLLNPELFMRVGITPPKGCLLYGPPGTGKTLLARAVASQLDANFLKVVSSAIVDKYIGESARLIREMFNYARDHQPCIIFMDEIDAIGGRRFSEGTSADREIQRTLMELLNQMDGFDSLGQVKIIMATNRPDTLDPALLRPGRLDRKIEIPLPNEQARLEILKIHAGPIAKHGEIDYEAVVKLSDGFNGADLRNVCTEAGLFAIRAEREYVIQEDFMKAVRKVSDNKKLESKLDYKPI; encoded by the exons ATGGCGGCGATCGCAATGGACCCGATCAGGGAGAAATCTCTGACTGATTataaaaagaaacttttgGAGCACAAAGAAGTTGAAGGTCGTTTGAAAGACA TGCGTGAGCAGCTGAAGGAGCTCACAAAGCAGTATGATAAATCGGAAAACGATCTGAAGGCACTTCAAAGCGTTGGGCAG ATAGTAGGAGAAGTTCTAAAGCAGCTGACTGAAGAGAAAT ttatTGTGAAAGCGACAAATGGACCAAGATACGTGGTTGGCTGCCGAAGGCAGTTGGACAAAGCCAAGCTCAAGTCTGGCACTCGAGTGGCTTTAGATATGACCACCTTGACCATTATGAGGTATTTGCCAAGGGAGGTTGATCCCTTGGTGTACAACATGTCTCACGAGGACCCAGGGGATGTCACTTATTCTGAAATTGGAGGTCTTGGAGAGCAAATTCGTGAGCTGAGAGAG GTGATAGAGCTGCCTCTGCTGAATCCAGAGCTCTTCATGCGAGTGGGCATCACTCCGCCCAAAGGCTGCTTGCTCTATGGACCTCCAGGAACAGGAAAAACCCTCTTGGCACGTGCTGTTGCCAGCCAGCTGGATGCCAATTTCCTGAAA GTTGTCTCCAGCGCAATTGTTGATAAATACATTGGCGAGAGTGCCCGTTTAATCCGAGAAATGTTCAACTACGCCAGAGATCACCAGCCTTGCATCATTTTCATGGATGAAATCGATGCCATTG gtggCAGGAGATTTTCGGAAGGCACATCAGCTGACAGAGAAATCCAGCGCACTCTGATGGAACTACTGAACCAAATGGATGGCTTTGACTCTCTTGGACAG GTGAAAATTATCATGGCCACAAATAGGCCCGACACTCTGGACCCTGCCCTGCTGAGACCTGGTCGTCTGgataggaaaattgaaattccctTGCCCAATGAGCAAGCTAGACtagaaattctcaaaattcacGCTGGTCCTATTGCCAAGCATGGGGAAATTG ATTACGAGGCAGTGGTGAAGTTGTCTGATGGCTTCAATGGTGCTGACCTGAGGAATGTGTGCACAGAGGCTGGTCTTTTCGCCATCAGAGCTGAACGCGAGTATGTCATCCAAGAGGACTTCATGAAGGCTGTGCGCAAAGTGTCTGATAACAAGAAACTCGAATCAAAGCTTGACTACAAGCCTATCTAA